One Oncorhynchus kisutch isolate 150728-3 linkage group LG13, Okis_V2, whole genome shotgun sequence DNA window includes the following coding sequences:
- the LOC109902788 gene encoding oocyte zinc finger protein XlCOF6-like, with the protein MSKIQLLNLFITERLTKAAVELFGENKTEYHDRLKSAAIDIFRIVEKTIIEYLEEISSSKQENGRLRRILLDLGADPQQLTREIPPKQHQQPHCEQEWSSSRVQEETEHTLITEQQEELKASQDTTEVTQFIFPPPYVERDCDQDSEKNPLPTNTTVGIKAEPDDGEDYGVSEPIIDSQPLSELGLHPDSKVCTEAKITSELKAPLRAHTEKRLHMCTVCRKSFTRAGQLKIHQRIIHIGEKPYSCTECGKSFNHKEILDRHINTHTGVTPYKCPVCSQCFISRSHLGNHRKIHQKDEKPYKCKECSRSFKGKGALVRHMKTHNGEKPYQCFECDKGFTRQGHLTEHMRSHTGGESLFKCPVCEKSCISAVVLKRHQLIHTGVKPCSCQECGKSYSLKATLKEHMRSHTGQRLQCPMCEKCFTFKAGLRQHLKTHNRETPYVCSDCSQSFSRKSDLIGHMRTHTGERLFRCLLCEKCFISDCDLKRHQRIHTGEKPYSCKECDKSFTLKGGLKTHMKIHTTRKPYCCHECGKCFLHNTRLTDHMRSHTGEQPYKCDVCGKCFIYSSDLKKHERIHTGEEPYRCVECNKCFNYEGNLLSHMRVHTGETGEEGEEPPAYLCSDCGKSFHQMRNLKQHMKSHKQKAMLQCTMCEKAFPKESQLKLHERIHTGEKPYLCNTCGKSFSRKEHLNGHMRTHSGEKPYMCPSCGKCFLSTSDLKRHQRIHTGEKPFRCNYCDKCFNQMSSLKSHMNNIHKRESM; encoded by the exons ATGTCCAAAATACAGCTGTTGAATCTGTTTATCACCGAACGGTTAACAAAGGCAGCTGTTGAGCTATTTGGAGAAAATAAAACCGAGTACCATGACCGATTAAAATCAGCGGCAATTGATATATTCAGGATAGTGGAAAAGACGATAATAGAGTACTTGGAAGAGATATCCAGCTCAAAGCAGGAGAATGGTCGTCTGCGGAGGATTCTTCTGGATTTGGGAGCAG ACCCCCAGCAGCTAACTCGGGAGATTCCACCTAAGCAGCATCAACAACCACACTGTGAGCAGGAGTGGAGCTCCAGTCGGGTGCAGGAGGAGACGGAGCACACATTGATTACAGAGCAACAGGAGGAACTCAAGGCCAGTCAGGATACCACAGAGGTCACACAGTTTATATTTCCTCCTCCCTATGTGGAACGTGACTGTGATCAGGACAGTGAAAAGAACCCTCTACCCACCAACACCACTGTCGGAATCAAAGCAGAACCTGATGATGGAGAGGACTACGGAGTATCAGAACCAATCATTGACTCTCAGCCCCTCTCTGAACTTGGTCTACATCCAGACTCTAAAGTCTGCACTGAGGCCAAGATAACCAGTGAGCTGAAAGCACCATTGAGGGCTCACACAGAGAAGCGGTTACACATGTGTACTGTGTGCAGGAAAAGCTTCACCAGGGCAGGCCAGTTAAAAATACATCAGAGAATTATTCACATCGGTGAGAAACCATACAGCTGTACTGAATGTGGCAAATCATTCAACCACAAGGAAATCCTGGACAGGCATATAAACACTCACACAGGAGTGACACCATACAAATGCCCTGTGTGCAGTCAATGCTTCATTAGCAGAAGCCATTTAGGAAATCACCGGAAAATTCATCAGAAAGATGAAAAGCCATATAAGTGCAAAGAATGCTCCAGGTCCTTCAAAGGCAAGGGAGCTCTGGTCAGGCATATGAAGACTCACAATGGAGAGAAACCTTATCAATGTTTTGAGTGTGACAAAGGCTTCACACGTCAGGGACACCTGACAGAGCATATGAGATCCCACACAGGAGGGGAGAGCCTATTTAAATGTCCTGTGTGTGAGAAATCCTGTATATCAGCCGTGGTTCTAAAACGCCATCAGCTAATTCACACCGGAGTGAAACCATGCAGCTGCCAGGAGTGCGGAAAAAGCTACAGTCTGAAGGCAACACTAAAAGAGCATATGAGGAGCCACACAGGGCAACGACTTCAGTGTCCTATGTGTGAAAAATGTTTCACATTTAAAGCAGGTCTAAGACAACACCTAAAAACTCACAATAGAGAGACACCATACGTGTGCAGCGATTGCAGTCAAAGTTTCAGCCGTAAATCGGACTTGATCGGGCATATGCGCACTCATACAGGAGAGAGATTATTCCGGTGCCTTCTATGTGAGAAATGCTTTATATCAGACTGTGATTTAAAACGCCACCAGCGGATCCACACTGGTGAGAAACCATACAGCTGCAAGGAATGCGACAAAAGCTTCACTCTTAAGGGAGGTCTGAAAACGCACATGAAGATACACACAACACGGAAACCCTACTGCTGCCATGAATGTGGCAAATGCTTCCTCCACAATACTAGACTGACAGACCACATGAGGAGCCACACAGGGGAGCAGCCGTACAAGTGTGATGTCTGCGGGAAATGCTTTATCTATTCGAGCGATTTGAAAAAGCATGAGAGAATTCACACAGGTGAGGAACCATACAGGTGTGTTGAATGTAACAAATGCTTCAACTACGAGGGTAATTTGCTAAGCCATATGAGGGTACacacaggggagacaggagaggaaggagaggagcctCCAGCGTATCTCTGCAGCGATTGCGGCAAAAGCTTCCATCAGATGCGAAACCTTAAGCAGCATATGAAGAGTCACAAACAGAAGGCAATGCTGCAGTGCACTATGTGTGAAAAAGCTTTTCCAAAAGAAAGCCAACTCAAACTCCACGAGAGaattcacactggagagaaaccataCCTGTGTAACACTTGTGGGAAAAGCTTTAGCAGGAAGGAACACCTGAATGGTCACATGAGGACTCATTCAGGGGAGAAACCATACATGTGTCCTTCGTGTGGCAAATGCTTTTTATCAACAAGTGATCTTAAACGCCATCAGAGAATTCACACTGGCGAGAAACCGTTTCGCTGTAACTATTGTGATAAATGCTTCAATCAGATGAGTTCCCTGAAATCACACATGAATAACATTCACAAGAGGGAGAGCATGTAG